Within the Anguilla rostrata isolate EN2019 chromosome 6, ASM1855537v3, whole genome shotgun sequence genome, the region GAGAGCGGTCCGGCGTTCCCCGTGCCAGACCGccgggggatgtgggggggggggggggggcaggacggtAGAGGCACCGCGTGTGGGGATGAGGAGGGacgggggattggggggggatCAGGGGACCCCGCGCGAGCCGCGCGTTAATGGGTCAGCAGCTTGAGGCGGCTGATCAAGTTGCCCAGGACCGAGGACTCCGTGGCCTGCGGTTtgggggccggggccggggccagggccggggccggggggtTCTTTTTGGCGGAGTCCTCCTGGTAGGGGATGGTGGCGCTGTTGTGCAGGTCGACGAGGCAGCGGCTGCCCCGGATGTGGTCCACCCCCCGCGACGCCGGCCTGTAAGGGGGCTGCAAGGGCGGGGCTTCCTCGGCGATGGCGGGAATGCGCTCGCTGCTCAGGTACCTGTGCAGGCCGTCCTCTCCTGCAGAGGACACAAGCGGCCATCTTAGCTTTCGGACGCACAGAGTACAGACAGCGCCACAGCTACCAACCCCAACACATGGGGACTGCAATTACTGCTAGTAGCTTTTACCTGACTTCCCATATCCAAGATGGCATACAATTAACTTAATTAAACAAGAGCAGTCCAACCCATAGCATACGATTACCTAAAAGAAAAACCTACATACTGTAACATGAAGAAATGATATCTAACAtagaacaaaaaagaagaatctTCTAACGGCTATGTTATCTGGTCATATACTGGCTCAAAGTACTGGACACCACTCAAAATATCACTGGTGTCCTCAGTGAATCTTGAGATTCTTTACAAGCACTGCTCTGCACAGGGTAAAGGAATCTCAGAAACTGAACATAACGCTGTTGTAAAGCCCTCAATTGGGGcagtaaaaacacaaagaaggaGATTACCAGTCTGTGTGCAGGCTTTAAATGGATAATCCAATTGTGaccaatttcatgtttttagcTTAGCTGCAGTGTTCTATAGGCTGTGTTAAAACTATATATTACCTTTCCTTCCTTGCGACCAGGGCCTGGAAAATGGGTCTGTGATGGTTATACAGGTATCCGCTGGCatggacagggggcggggctttcctGCACAGGTACAAAATAGGCACAAAGTTAGACATGCAAAGGTACAGTCACCTCCTATTGGCTAATTTCTTCTTACCCAAGTAGAACAGGGCCCTATCAAAATGATTCAGTAAATCAACTACATCGGGGTTCATAAAATGTAGACCCGCCCATGAGGACGTGCGGACTTTGGCCAGACTGACCACGGGAGGAGGTCTGGTCCCTCAGGCGCGGCTGCAGCACGTTGACCTCGATGGGGTGGACGGCCAGCTTGTTCTCGTAGTCGGCGATGGTGAAACGCCGCCGGTTCTCCAGGTCCAGGAAGGAGTTGGGCGACTCCGAGCCTTTCGGCCTCCTGCTGGCGCCCGAGCACAAGCTGGCCTTTCCGTCTCTgcgaggagaggagaaaagcaCGATCGAGAgatgagaagaaaaagaaacgcCAAGCGAAAAAAGCAAACGAGAGTCAAGTAGCACTTTAAAAATAGGGCATGATGCTAAACCTCATAGCAGAGCAAACATTTACTTCTAAACATAGTTTGGTGGGGCACCGAAATGATTTGCAGGCACTTATTTCCACAGGAATGGGCAACTCTTCAGAAGAGCGCAATTGCAAATTGGCCATTCAGCATAAGCTTTCAGCCCAAGCGACTAACAGAAGGCAATTGaacattgtatttcattttacgACCCATTTAACATGGCTAAAAAAGCACAGCTAGAGCCATGTTCACAGCTCTGGTCACAATGTACAATGTGTTTGTGAGCTTAGGGGAAATATTAAGAAACCAAGCACTAATCAGAGCTCCTAGGAAGGTGAGcaggtggtcatgtgacctcaccTGGGCATGTAGGGCATGGCGGGGGGAGGCGGGATGTACAGGTCCAGGATGGCAGGCTTCTCCTTCTTGGAGCAAGAGTCCGTCGAGCTTTCCGAAGACTGGGCTTTGGGCAGACAGGGGGTGCTCTGGAACGCAAAACGTCACGCGCGCGCTCTTACCAAGGCTCGGGAAACACTGACTGTAAACGTGGCTCTGCTCATTTAAAAACTCGTTTCAGAAGGCACAGCGCTGACACAGGACTGCCGTTAGCGACAGGTTAACATTTCCTATTTATgggccatccccccccccccacatccccccacatcccccccatcccccacccatCCAGGGCCCAACAGCTCGAGGCTACGATAGGTACAGTTAAGATCTTGTTTGAAGTATCGAGGCCCTCTTATCGTAAAAAATAAAGACCGGGCTCTTTGATTCCTGTCTAAAACAAACAGGCGGCAGAATGGGGCCTTTGTCAGGCCTTTGGGCCTTTGTGTCTGGGGAACCTGCGCTGGGCGGGGCGCATCGGTCCACGTGTTCGCGAAACGGGAAGCCGTCAGCTGACGGCTGACATCACAGGTTCCTTTTGTACTTAATGGGACCCTGGCCGTTTCGGTAGCGCTGAGTTCCTGTTAGATCATCTGATGGCCTAACATTTACCATTGCATGGGAATACTGCAGATTCAGATTAGGATTGGATTGCCGCTATTGCGTAAACAGGCGGAATGGACAAAACAGGCCCTTTGGAATCTGCTTGAAAAGCAGCGGCTTTTTAGCTCCACCTCTGGAGGAGCGGGTGGGTCGCGGTCTTTGTCGTGCAGTGGGTGGTTCAGAATTACGCCAGGTTGAGATTTAAGAATAGAATGGATCCACTGAAGTAAGTCTGGCCTATTAAGACTCTTATTCAGCACTTAAAAGCCATCAGTCTAATGTCACTGGAAATATCtatacaatgttttaaaaaacacatcctGATCCCATTTCTATGAAAAAAGGGCAGTGCTTTTTTCCCATTCATGGATACCTTTGTCTGTATCCAATAGCAACCTGTGCCCAttgtatgacatcacaatgtttctgtttgtttttaaggttATTTTATCAAAGAGCACGGTTGCTGTATTGTTCCAACTCCTAcacctctctccccaccctccGGTGCTGCCTGGGTGGGCCGCACGCTTGCCTCGGCCTGCTGCAcccatgacatcacagcctccGCTTGCAAACAAACACCACAGCCTAACCGACGTGGAACACACAGCCGCCGAA harbors:
- the LOC135257275 gene encoding connector enhancer of kinase suppressor of ras 3-like isoform X3 — protein: MRSSSKNLHNCAWERRKNPSYEGVASGKPPNEFLTSVVELIGAAKSLLAWLDRTPLTGISDFTATKNKIIQLCLELTTTVQQDCTVYEMEEKILEVSKVLSSICDQTVRTTSDPMMSHPACLEEVKIQDVKAGEGLGMYIKSTYDGLHIITGTTEHSPADRTHKIHAGDEVIQVNKQTVVGWQLKNLVAKLREDPLGVVLILKKRPTGTSSFAPAPLKNMRWKPPQSTPCLPKAQSSESSTDSCSKKEKPAILDLYIPPPPAMPYMPRDGKASLCSGASRRPKGSESPNSFLDLENRRRFTIADYENKLAVHPIEVNVLQPRLRDQTSSRGKPRPLSMPADTCITITDPFSRPWSQGRKGEDGLHRYLSSERIPAIAEEAPPLQPPYRPASRGVDHIRGSRCLVDLHNSATIPYQEDSAKKNPPAPALAPAPAPKPQATESSVLGNLISRLKLLTH